A DNA window from Nerophis lumbriciformis linkage group LG03, RoL_Nlum_v2.1, whole genome shotgun sequence contains the following coding sequences:
- the nsun4 gene encoding 5-methylcytosine rRNA methyltransferase NSUN4 translates to MALRLDATFLIRKMKDLRNLTFRRHRFKEKWAASHPKHPATSLAQQQFDITYNTQLGQLWPSVRVALLSEKKYGALLNNFCSDALVEHLLSLGCRDFLTDINTKGVECDSEGGASLPHLSPNIKCVVFPRGDITRFKQARPDASGLLSHYLMDAASVLPCLALDVLEGHNVLDLCAAPGGKTLALLQTQAIGFLCLNDASVSRTSRLRKVLHSFIPKALLNPEKLRVTSLDGTKWGEIEHNTFDRVLVDVPCTMDRHSLMEDDNNIFNKSRTVERRRLPQLQLDLLMAGVAAACPGGEIVYSTCTLSHIQNVGVVQQAIHLAQENHGIQLQVVDLRPLTHMFRNTFDFAPGLHVGEMVIPHLTANFGPIYMCKLRRLT, encoded by the exons GCTGCTTCGCACCCGAAACACCCTGCGACCAGTTTAGCTCAGCAGCAGTTTGACATCACCTACAACACTCAACTGGGGCAGCTCTGGCCGTCGGTTCGAGTCGCCCTGCTCTCGGAGAAAAAATATGGAGCTCTGCTAAATAATTTCTGCAGTGATGCTTTGGTCGAACATCTCCTTTCTCTAGGATGTAGAGATTTCCTCACAGATATAAACACAAAAG GTGTGGAGTGTGACTCGGAAGGTGGCGCATCCCTTCCACACCTCAGTCCTAACATCAAGTGCGTTGTCTTTCCGAGAGGGGATATAACAAGATTCAAGCAAGCCAG ACCAGATGCATCGGGGCTTTTAAGCCACTACCTGATGGATGCTGCGTCAGTGTTGCCCTGCCTTGCTCTAGACGTTCTCGAGGGCCACAATGTGCTGGACCTCTGTGCGGCCCCAGGAGGAAAGACCTTGGCTTTGTTGCAGACTCAAGCCATTG GTTTTTTGTGTTTAAACGACGCCTCTGTGTCTCGGACATCAAGACTGAGAAAGGTGCTCCACAGCTTCATCCCTAAAGCGCTTTTGAACCCTGAGAAGCTGCGCGTCACTTCCCTTGATGGCACCAAGTGGGGGGAAATAGAACACAACACTTTTGACAGA GTCCTTGTGGATGTTCCCTGTACCATGGACCGACATTCACTCATGGAGGATGACAACAATATATTCAACAAGAGCAGAACCGTCGAGAGACGACGTCTGCCTCAACTGCAGCTGGACCTACTAAT GGCCGGAGTGGCGGCGGCGTGTCCGGGAGGCGAGATCGTTTACTCCACCTGTACGCTTTCTCACATCCAGAATGTTGGCGTTGTTCAGCAAGCCATCCACTTGGCTCAGGAGAACCATGGCATTCAGCTTCAG GTAGTGGACCTGCGACCGCTCACACACATGTTCAGGAACACCTTTGACTTCGCTCCTGGCCTCCATGTGGGTGAGATGGTCATCCCACATTTAACAGCTAACTTTGGACCCATTTATATGTGCAAGTTGAGGAGGCTTACATAG